From a single Rosa rugosa chromosome 7, drRosRugo1.1, whole genome shotgun sequence genomic region:
- the LOC133720635 gene encoding uncharacterized protein LOC133720635: MSNNEGFDGHILSEKLSKLNNSQQSIESLSRWCISHRKKAKQIVETWDKYFNSSQKDQRVSFLYLANDILQNSRRKGSEFVNEFWKVLPAALKHVYENGDDHGKKAAMRLVDIWDERKVFGSRGQTLKDEMTGKNPPPIISNGKISNPIKIVKRDAHSVRIKLAVGGLPEKILTALQPVLDEHASEEAALNKCSVAAHYVGKIEEEVENNLTQGTLQRSTLLDDLKEQEDVLNLSIGQLEAVAATRSALVLQLKEALQDQEPKLEAVRTQLQVAQHQIEKVSNIRRRLSLSPQSNVINMTAESTRMLEPTGIQSQPPNQPVISFAPVKITDEENKKAAAAAVAAKLAASTSSAQMLTSVLSSLVAEEAASMFSPEKRQKLEKSMSVSDGNAEVGSAAYFTPLQQQTMTSVPLAPSTSMQTMSQANQMQSPFGPPPPPPAPSQSSATPPSNQYVQTGGLMVGVMPYGYGSNNLPPPPPMPPHISMGLSRPTQPQQQSLPQQQQQQQQQQQQVQPASGGYYRPLGMGFYGQSNQSASQPVPRQ; the protein is encoded by the exons ATGAGCAACAACGAAGGTTTTGACGGACATATACTATCTGAGAAGCTCTCTAAACTCAACAATTCACAACAAAGCATCGAGT CTCTTTCTCGTTGGTGTATTTCTCATCGGAAGAAAGCAAAGCAGATTGTTGAAACATGGGACAAGTATTTCAATTCTTCCCAAAAAGATCAGCGTGTGTCTTTTCTATATCTGGCTAATGACATATTGCAAAACAGTAGGCGAAAGGGAAGTGAGTTTGTGAATGAATTTTGGAAAGTTCTTCCTGCAGCTCTCAAGCATGTTTATGAAAATGGTGATGACCATGGAAAGAAAGCTGCCATGAGACTG GTTGACATATGGGATGAAAGGAAGGTTTTTGGTTCTCGAGGGCAAACTCTTAAAGATGAAATGACGGGAAAGAATCCTCCTCCAATTATAAGCAACGGAAAGATTTCAAATCCTATCAAGATAGTGAAGAGGGATGCACACTCAGTTAGAATC AAATTGGCTGTTGGAGGTCTACCAGAAAAGATACTCACCGCACTTCAACCTGTTCTTGATGAACATGCTAGCGAAGAAGCTGCTTTAAACAAGTGTAGTGTTGCTGCACATTATGTGGGTAAAATAGAGGAAGAGGTTGAAAACAACTTGACTCAAG GGACTCTGCAGAGATCTACTTTGTTGGATGATCTGAAGGAGCAGGAAGATGTACTTAATCTATCTATTGGACAGCTTGAAGCTGTGGCAGCAACAAGATCTGCCTTGGTTTTGCAGCTTAAAGAAGCACTTCAGGACCAA GAACCAAAGCTGGAAGCTGTTCGCACTCAGTTACAA GTTGCGCAACATCAGATTGAGAAAGTAAGCAATATTAGAAGGAGACTGTCTTTGTCGCCTCAAAGCAATGTCATTAACATGACAGCTGAATCTACAAGGATGTTAGAACCAACTGGCATCCAATCGCAGCCTCCTAACCAACCTGTGATTTCTTTTGCTCCTGTCAAAATCACCGATGAAGAGAACAAGAAAGCAGCAGCAGCTGCTGTTGCTGCTAAACTTGCTGCATCCACATCCTCTGCACAGATGTTGACTTCTGTTCTTTCTTCTCTGGTCGCTGAAGAAGCTGCATCTATGTTTTCTCCAGAAAAAAGGCAGAAACTTGAGAAATCTATGTCTGTTTCTGATGGCAATGCTGAAGTTGGCAGTGCAGCCTATTTTACCCCTCTACAACAGCAAACAATGACTAGTGTGCCACTGGCACCATCAACAAGCATGCAAACTATGTCCCAAGCCAACCAGATGCAAAGTCCTTTTGGTCCGCCCCCACCGCCCCCAGCACCATCACAATCTTCTGCAACTCCACCATCGAATCAGTATGTCCAAACTGGTGGCCTTATGGTGGGTGTAATGCCTTACGGATATGGATCAAATAATTTGCCACCTCCGCCCCCCATGCCTCCACATATTTCAATGGGTCTGTCGAGGCCCACGCAACCCCAACAGCAGTCACTGccccagcagcagcagcagcagcagcagcagcaacagcagGTGCAGCCAGCTAGTGGAGGTTATTATCGGCCGTTGGGTATGGGGTTCTACGGGCAAAGTAATCAGTCAGCTTCACAGCCAGTTCCTCGACAATGA